The following are from one region of the Melospiza melodia melodia isolate bMelMel2 chromosome 14, bMelMel2.pri, whole genome shotgun sequence genome:
- the LOC134424746 gene encoding uncharacterized protein LOC134424746 yields the protein MAPRIRLSLSKPLPTIRETHEEAMEEPSSNPKSAGSAAASPDSHSSDDYIQSICHLARPTFPALLESRRKGKDRKTLKTLEDVSGSPSLVGTQQERSKCKLTNFISSVVPLGKVPPAESDFWSREDPLEQIYTNAGNLCSSKASSNGESASTGYSQCNSSAPNGDLHPTNLEEKSTGKTSFPRVFSFPRLPSPRPVQKEAVCSEMRYLRRDEGTVLGNNHSQKENGPMFINTEEQLAPSAREKVAGNPALPCSVGRQNLFNTAGIDEKEGRKTSQCYKNVMGDVPTKQRYFQSFQVPKKATIHNWISEHRCIWKEAKIKACLLPAIAEV from the coding sequence ATGGCACCCCGGATCAGGCTGAGCCTTTCCAAGCCTCTCCCAACCATTCGGGAAACCCACGAGGAAGCGATGGAGGAGCCCAGCAGCAACCCCAAGAGTGCTGGGagtgctgcagccagcccagactCACACTCCAGTGATGACTACATCCAGTCCATCTGCCACCTCGCCAGGCCCACCTTCCCAGCCCTTCTGGAAAGCAGACGTAAGGGTAAGGACAGAaagaccctgaagacccttgAGGATGTGTCAGGCTCTCCGTCGCTGGTGGGGACGCAGCAGGAAAGGTCAAAATGTAAATTGACCAATTTCATCTCCAGTGTGGTGCCACTGGGAAAAGTCCCACCTGCAGAAAGCGACTTTTGGTCCAGAGAGGATCCCCTGGAACAAATTTACACCAATGCAGGAAATCTTTGCTCCTCCAAGGCTTCTTCCAATGGCGAAAGTGCCAGCACTGGTTACTCACAGTGCAACTCTTCTGCCCCAAATGGTGACCTTCATCCCACAAACCTGGAAGAAAAAAGCACAGGGAAAACCAGTTTTCCACGAGTATTCAGTTTTCCAAGGCTTCCCTCCCCAAGACCAGTTCAGAAAGAAGCAGTATGCTCAGAGATGAGATATCTCAGAAGGGATGAGGGAACAGTTTTAGGGAATAACCACAGTCAGAAAGAAAATGGCCCCATGTTCATTAACACTGAAGAGCAATTGGCACCCTCAGCCAGAGAGAAGGTGGCAggaaacccagccctgccctgctctgtagGAAGGCAGAATTTGTTCAATACAGCAGGCATAgatgaaaaagaaggaagaaaaacttCTCAGTGTTACAAAAATGTCATGGGTGATGTTCCCACTAAGCAGAGATACTTCCAGTCTTTCCAGGTCCCTAAAAAAGCCACCATCCATAACTGGATTTCAGAGCACAGATGCATCTGGAAAGAAGCAAAGATAAAAGCTTGTTTGCTCCCAGCTATTGCTGAAGTGTGA